A region of [Bacteroides] pectinophilus DNA encodes the following proteins:
- a CDS encoding flagellar brake protein, whose product MAGNVITVGAKIELTRLNARKKQNTEGMKVYYSKVLDIIEDEDGMVIKAAVPLDEGRIVPLAVGAEYDAYFSEGSSIYAGPCRITGRSKDMNIYTMDIVLIGDLHRVQRRGFYRLPCSRPVKVQVLTDFQAAGYERTHQWNEKLFQNARPVLEATLIDLSGGGIRMHSGIHYEKESLVRVFLDIICNDEPKQLELLGEVVMSYSLENDRSIYETRVQFKAVPNEITEMIVKYIFMEQRITQQKLRR is encoded by the coding sequence ATGGCGGGAAACGTTATAACAGTTGGGGCAAAGATAGAACTCACCAGGCTTAATGCGAGAAAAAAACAGAATACCGAAGGAATGAAAGTATACTACAGCAAAGTCCTTGACATTATTGAAGACGAAGATGGTATGGTGATTAAGGCAGCAGTACCTCTGGATGAGGGACGCATAGTGCCTCTGGCAGTTGGTGCGGAATATGATGCTTATTTCTCAGAAGGCAGCAGTATATATGCAGGACCATGCAGGATAACAGGACGTTCAAAGGACATGAATATATATACGATGGATATTGTCCTTATTGGTGATCTGCACAGAGTACAGAGGAGAGGATTCTACAGGCTCCCATGCAGCAGACCTGTTAAGGTTCAGGTGCTGACTGATTTTCAGGCAGCGGGATATGAGCGTACGCATCAGTGGAATGAAAAGCTGTTCCAGAATGCCAGGCCTGTGCTTGAGGCAACGCTCATAGATTTAAGCGGCGGCGGAATACGTATGCATTCAGGAATTCATTACGAGAAAGAAAGCCTTGTAAGGGTATTTCTTGATATTATCTGTAATGATGAACCAAAGCAGCTTGAACTGCTGGGCGAAGTTGTAATGTCGTATTCGCTTGAGAATGACCGAAGCATATATGAGACAAGGGTGCAGTTCAAAGCAGTACCTAATGAGATAACAGAGATGATAGTCAAATATATATTTATGGAGCAGAGAATAACACAGCAGAAGCTAAGAAGGTGA
- the flhB gene encoding flagellar biosynthesis protein FlhB — translation MNDLDGEVRLRLEYDLQFFAKDGPGGEKTEVPTAKKLNDARKEGQVAKSKEIITALMLLALFVVIKFYIGNLGQQMIECFSEFYDLFGKIISNSEYGMRMVDATGVVSLGLTTVLNMIVPFIALAVVIAILGNALQQKWMVTTKPLQPKLSKISPISGLKRMFNVKQLFEVGKSVAMIAVMSYVIYTTVKDKLGVLYTFYNISLYEALEIVGDIIVDLGIKISAVFLVIGFVDLIYQRHKFKEDMKMTKQEVKDEFKNTEGDPQVKGQIRRRMQQVSRRRMMEALPQADVVITNPTHFAVALKYEANKGQAPVVIAKGADYLAFDIKAKAKEYGIEIVENKPLARILYNNVEIGAQIPPELYQAVAEVLAFVYSLKNNYNMDEGRR, via the coding sequence TTGAATGATTTGGATGGGGAAGTAAGGCTGCGGCTTGAATATGACCTCCAGTTCTTTGCAAAGGATGGTCCTGGCGGAGAAAAGACGGAGGTACCTACAGCTAAAAAATTAAATGACGCACGTAAGGAAGGACAGGTTGCGAAGAGTAAGGAGATTATAACTGCTCTTATGCTGCTGGCCCTTTTTGTGGTTATTAAATTTTATATTGGCAATTTGGGTCAGCAGATGATAGAATGTTTTAGTGAGTTCTATGATCTGTTTGGAAAGATAATCAGTAACAGCGAATATGGAATGAGAATGGTTGATGCTACCGGTGTCGTAAGTCTTGGACTTACAACGGTTCTTAACATGATTGTGCCGTTTATTGCGTTGGCAGTAGTTATAGCGATTCTTGGTAATGCCTTGCAGCAGAAGTGGATGGTAACCACCAAACCGCTTCAGCCGAAGCTCAGCAAGATAAGTCCTATATCAGGTCTTAAGAGAATGTTTAATGTGAAGCAGCTTTTTGAGGTTGGCAAGTCTGTTGCGATGATTGCGGTCATGAGCTATGTGATATATACAACAGTTAAAGATAAGCTTGGAGTTTTGTATACATTTTATAATATATCTCTGTATGAGGCACTTGAGATTGTCGGGGACATAATTGTTGACCTTGGAATTAAGATAAGCGCGGTGTTCCTTGTGATTGGCTTTGTTGATCTTATATATCAGAGACATAAGTTTAAGGAAGATATGAAGATGACAAAGCAGGAGGTAAAAGACGAATTTAAGAACACTGAAGGTGATCCGCAGGTCAAAGGGCAGATACGGCGCAGAATGCAGCAGGTTTCAAGACGAAGGATGATGGAAGCTCTGCCGCAGGCTGATGTTGTTATTACGAACCCTACACATTTTGCGGTCGCATTGAAGTATGAGGCTAATAAGGGGCAGGCTCCCGTAGTAATAGCCAAAGGTGCTGACTACCTTGCTTTTGACATAAAGGCCAAAGCCAAAGAATATGGCATAGAGATAGTTGAGAATAAGCCTCTGGCCAGAATATTGTACAATAATGTTGAGATTGGAGCACAGATTCCTCCTGAGCTTTATCAGGCGGTAGCAGAAGTGCTGGCATTCGTATATTCGCTTAAGAATAATTATAATATGGACGAAGGGAGAAGATAA
- a CDS encoding chemotaxis protein CheA gives MDVSQYLEIFIDESNEHLQTLSDELMVLEKEPENKDTINEIFRAAHSLKGMAGTMGYKRMQNLTHNMENVFSEIRNDKMKVNSKLVDVLFQCLDALESYVDNIRNTQDEGTDDNEPIIKELNDFLANEGQENAQPKEEKPQEEAKPEGGTDETITDVSLADFEKNAVNEALKKGMHVCNIHVYVDPNCILKAARAFLVFKNLEGHGDVIKSMPSVQDIEDEKFDFDFSIVFVTEEEASKILDIIKNVSEIKDAVLTEIKEPLKTEDDNAPAEASKEEHKNEAPAQDSAEKKPAPSAAKKPAQAASAKPGVKPVGRSVRVDIEKLDVLMNLVSELIIAKNGLVASASDEEGNAANQGFHEQIEYLERVTTNLHESVMKVRMMPIESVVSKFPRMIRDLSKKLNKKMELYMTGEETELDRTVIDEIGDPLMHLLRNSADHGLESAEVRAERGKPEVGSIFLNAYQDGNNVVIEVGDDGNGIDVEKVKAKAIEKGNITEEQAEMMTEKEIIDLLFRPSFSTSDKITDVSGRGVGLDVVKSKIEALGGAVEVKTTYGVGSTFIIHLPLTLAIIQALMVKLGDEKYAISLDSIQTIEDIPVSEIKYVHAKEVINLRGNVIPLVRLRELLDVPGEPEESENITVVIVSKGDKQAGLVVDSLIGQLEIVIKSLGKYININKMISGATILGDGSVALIIDANTLV, from the coding sequence ATGGACGTAAGCCAATATCTTGAGATTTTTATTGATGAATCAAATGAACATTTACAGACATTAAGTGATGAGCTTATGGTACTGGAGAAGGAACCTGAGAACAAAGACACTATTAATGAGATATTCCGTGCAGCACATTCCCTTAAGGGAATGGCAGGTACTATGGGATACAAGAGAATGCAGAATCTTACACACAATATGGAGAATGTATTCTCAGAGATACGTAATGACAAGATGAAGGTTAACAGCAAGCTTGTTGACGTATTGTTCCAGTGCCTTGATGCACTTGAGTCATATGTTGACAACATCCGTAATACGCAGGATGAAGGAACAGATGACAATGAACCTATTATCAAGGAACTGAATGATTTCCTTGCTAATGAAGGTCAAGAGAATGCACAGCCTAAAGAAGAAAAACCGCAGGAGGAAGCTAAGCCGGAAGGCGGAACAGATGAAACAATAACAGATGTATCACTTGCTGATTTTGAAAAGAATGCTGTTAATGAGGCTCTTAAGAAGGGAATGCATGTATGTAATATCCATGTATATGTTGACCCTAACTGTATCCTTAAGGCTGCAAGGGCATTCCTTGTATTTAAGAATCTTGAAGGACACGGAGATGTAATCAAATCAATGCCTTCAGTGCAGGACATAGAGGATGAGAAGTTTGACTTTGATTTCAGCATTGTGTTTGTTACAGAGGAAGAAGCTTCCAAGATACTCGATATCATAAAGAATGTATCGGAGATTAAGGATGCTGTGCTTACAGAGATTAAAGAACCTCTTAAGACAGAAGACGATAATGCGCCAGCTGAAGCATCAAAGGAAGAGCATAAGAATGAAGCGCCGGCACAGGATTCCGCAGAGAAGAAGCCTGCACCATCAGCGGCTAAGAAGCCTGCACAGGCTGCATCGGCAAAGCCGGGAGTTAAGCCTGTAGGACGTTCAGTGCGTGTTGATATTGAAAAGCTTGATGTACTTATGAACCTTGTCAGTGAGCTTATTATAGCAAAGAATGGTCTTGTTGCCAGCGCATCAGACGAAGAAGGCAATGCGGCTAACCAGGGCTTCCATGAGCAGATAGAGTATCTTGAGAGAGTAACAACTAACCTTCATGAATCAGTTATGAAGGTACGTATGATGCCTATTGAGAGCGTTGTAAGTAAGTTCCCGAGAATGATAAGAGATCTTTCCAAGAAGCTTAATAAGAAGATGGAGCTGTACATGACAGGTGAGGAGACCGAGCTTGACCGTACAGTTATTGATGAGATTGGAGATCCGCTCATGCATCTTCTCCGTAACTCAGCAGACCATGGACTTGAGAGCGCAGAGGTGCGTGCTGAGAGAGGCAAGCCGGAAGTTGGTTCTATTTTCCTGAATGCTTATCAGGATGGTAATAATGTAGTCATCGAAGTAGGTGATGACGGTAATGGTATTGATGTTGAGAAGGTTAAGGCAAAGGCTATAGAGAAGGGCAACATCACGGAAGAGCAGGCTGAGATGATGACCGAGAAGGAGATAATAGATCTTCTGTTCAGGCCAAGCTTCTCTACTTCAGATAAGATTACCGACGTATCAGGACGTGGAGTTGGTCTTGATGTTGTTAAGTCTAAGATTGAGGCACTTGGCGGTGCTGTTGAAGTAAAGACTACATACGGCGTAGGCAGTACATTTATTATTCATCTGCCGCTTACACTTGCAATTATTCAGGCACTCATGGTTAAGCTTGGCGATGAAAAGTATGCAATATCACTTGATTCTATTCAGACAATCGAAGATATTCCTGTAAGCGAGATTAAGTATGTTCATGCTAAGGAAGTAATTAACTTAAGAGGCAATGTAATTCCGCTTGTACGTCTCAGAGAGCTTCTTGATGTACCGGGTGAGCCGGAGGAATCAGAGAATATTACAGTAGTAATAGTAAGCAAGGGAGACAAGCAGGCAGGTCTTGTTGTTGACAGTCTTATCGGACAGCTTGAAATCGTTATTAAATCACTTGGCAAGTATATCAACATCAATAAGATGATCAGTGGTGCAACAATCCTTGGTGATGGTTCTGTAGCACTTATAATTGATGCTAATACACTTGTATAA
- the flhA gene encoding flagellar biosynthesis protein FlhA: MRKTDLFIGIYILAAVIFMIVSIPSWLLDILVALNISVAMIILFNALFAKEVLDMSAFPTMILFTTIFRISLNISSTKLLLKTGNPGKVITTFGSFVGGGDIIIGAIVFILITVVQFVVINKGSERVSEVTARFTLDAMPGKQMAIDSDLNAGAITDKEAAVRRKKLQQENAFFGSMDGANKYVKGDATAGLIITGVNLVGGILMAVLRQGMDINEALNTYTILTIGDGLCSQIPSLLISLSNGIIVTKASSEEGLSDTLVQELFSLDKVLLMVGAAMVFIGVFTPLPIYIFVPIGIVLIIVSRNVGKTAGEQAIEEEVQSEEDAAQEIRRPENVVSLLNVDPIELEFGYGIIPLADVNQGGDLLDRVVMIRRQIALELGAVVPIIRLRDNIQLNPNQYIIKIKGIQVSEGEILFDHYMAMNPGYVEEEITGIPTFEPSFHLPAIWITESQRERAESLGYTVVDPPSIIATHLTEVIRQHIAELLTRQDVQNLINNIKENNSTLIDELIPKLLGIGDIQKVLQNLLEEGISIRDMVTILETLADHAGVTRDTDILTEYVRQSLKRAISMKYFPANETTQVITLDPKIEQEIMGSVKQTEQGAYLTLDPERTKLIMNSLGIELKKLEDIGKNPIVVTSPIVRMYFKKLASDYYKDIIVVSYNEVESDVELQSVGMVTA, translated from the coding sequence ATCAGGAAGACAGATTTATTTATCGGCATATATATACTTGCAGCAGTTATATTCATGATTGTCTCGATTCCGAGCTGGTTATTGGATATTCTGGTTGCGCTTAATATATCAGTAGCGATGATTATTCTTTTTAACGCACTTTTTGCAAAGGAAGTTCTGGATATGTCGGCGTTCCCGACAATGATTCTGTTTACAACAATATTCAGAATCTCACTTAATATTTCATCAACAAAGCTTCTTCTTAAAACGGGTAATCCGGGTAAGGTCATCACCACATTCGGTTCATTTGTCGGAGGTGGTGATATAATTATCGGCGCAATCGTATTCATTCTTATTACGGTTGTGCAGTTTGTTGTAATTAACAAAGGTTCTGAACGAGTATCAGAGGTAACTGCGAGATTTACACTTGATGCCATGCCGGGTAAGCAGATGGCTATTGATTCAGACCTTAATGCAGGAGCAATCACAGATAAGGAAGCAGCTGTAAGACGTAAGAAACTGCAGCAGGAGAATGCATTCTTTGGATCTATGGATGGTGCCAATAAGTATGTTAAGGGTGATGCCACTGCAGGTCTTATAATCACAGGTGTCAACCTTGTGGGTGGTATCCTTATGGCAGTTCTCCGTCAGGGCATGGATATTAACGAAGCACTTAATACTTATACAATACTTACAATTGGTGACGGACTCTGCAGCCAGATTCCATCACTGCTGATATCATTATCCAATGGTATTATTGTTACAAAAGCATCTTCTGAGGAAGGACTTTCAGATACGCTTGTCCAGGAGCTGTTTTCACTTGACAAGGTGTTGCTTATGGTTGGTGCAGCCATGGTGTTTATTGGCGTGTTTACGCCGCTTCCTATATATATTTTCGTCCCGATTGGTATTGTACTTATAATCGTGAGCAGGAATGTAGGCAAGACAGCAGGTGAACAGGCAATAGAGGAGGAAGTGCAGTCGGAGGAAGATGCGGCACAGGAGATACGAAGGCCGGAGAATGTTGTATCGCTCCTTAACGTTGACCCTATAGAGCTTGAGTTTGGTTATGGCATTATTCCACTGGCTGATGTTAATCAGGGCGGAGACCTCCTTGACAGAGTTGTAATGATAAGACGCCAGATAGCGCTCGAGCTGGGTGCGGTTGTTCCTATAATACGTCTGAGAGATAATATTCAGCTTAATCCTAACCAGTATATAATTAAGATTAAGGGTATACAGGTAAGCGAAGGTGAGATCCTTTTTGACCATTATATGGCAATGAACCCGGGATATGTAGAGGAAGAGATAACAGGTATTCCTACATTTGAACCGTCGTTCCATCTTCCGGCAATATGGATAACAGAGAGCCAGAGAGAGAGAGCTGAGTCACTTGGATATACTGTAGTTGACCCGCCTTCTATTATTGCAACACACCTTACGGAAGTTATAAGACAGCATATTGCTGAACTTCTTACAAGACAGGATGTGCAGAATCTTATTAATAATATTAAAGAGAATAATTCTACGCTTATTGATGAGCTTATTCCAAAGCTTCTTGGAATCGGTGATATACAGAAGGTGCTTCAGAATCTTCTTGAAGAAGGAATATCAATACGTGATATGGTTACAATTCTTGAAACACTTGCCGACCATGCAGGCGTAACAAGAGATACGGATATCTTGACAGAGTACGTAAGACAGAGCCTTAAGAGAGCAATATCGATGAAGTATTTCCCTGCTAATGAGACTACACAGGTAATTACACTTGATCCGAAGATTGAACAGGAGATTATGGGTTCGGTTAAGCAGACAGAGCAGGGTGCATATCTTACACTTGATCCGGAGAGAACTAAGCTTATCATGAATTCACTTGGAATTGAACTTAAAAAACTTGAAGATATCGGTAAGAATCCTATTGTTGTTACATCACCGATTGTCAGAATGTATTTTAAGAAGCTTGCAAGTGACTATTACAAAGACATAATAGTTGTTTCATATAATGAAGTTGAATCAGATGTTGAATTACAGTCAGTGGGGATGGTGACGGCATAG
- a CDS encoding chemotaxis protein CheC produces the protein MSKINLDELNDMQYDVLKEIGNIGAGNATTALAQMVNMKVDMSVPKVELVPFSQLADFIGSEEEQVVGMLLQMSGDVDGMMMFFFNMRSAHNLVDMLMGRPITDDNDSDEFSEMDMSALSEIGNIISGAYLVALSKLTNLTIETSVPSMSIDMVGALLSVPAIEFGKLGDKLLFIQSQLGENGCINGYFLMIPELESYDKILGALGL, from the coding sequence GTGAGCAAGATTAATCTTGATGAATTGAATGACATGCAATATGATGTTCTTAAAGAGATAGGCAATATAGGAGCAGGCAATGCAACTACAGCACTTGCACAGATGGTCAATATGAAGGTCGACATGTCGGTGCCTAAAGTAGAACTTGTTCCGTTCTCACAACTTGCAGATTTTATTGGTTCTGAGGAGGAGCAGGTCGTAGGCATGCTTCTTCAGATGAGCGGCGATGTTGATGGAATGATGATGTTTTTCTTCAATATGAGATCGGCACATAACCTTGTTGATATGCTTATGGGAAGACCTATAACGGATGACAATGACAGTGATGAATTCAGTGAGATGGATATGTCAGCGCTTAGCGAGATAGGTAATATTATCTCAGGTGCATATCTGGTTGCATTGTCAAAACTGACTAATCTTACTATAGAAACATCGGTGCCAAGCATGTCTATTGATATGGTGGGAGCACTGCTTAGTGTACCGGCTATCGAGTTTGGCAAACTTGGAGACAAGCTGTTATTTATCCAGTCACAGCTTGGCGAGAATGGCTGCATTAATGGATATTTCCTTATGATACCTGAACTCGAGTCCTACGATAAAATACTTGGTGCACTTGGCCTTTAG
- the flhF gene encoding flagellar biosynthesis protein FlhF, producing the protein MIVKKFQAPTETEAILKAKDELGSNAVVLNVKTLKQRGIFRLFRKDVVEVTAALEENEFISNMNAAKHQPASPKAGSTFTAVVDEKLDVMNDSAVIEEKLDSLHNMLSQQMNKGGAPSPAVARAYEEMAAAAEKEPVSQEKQTKENNNSNFKYLQLIYNKLIDNEVNEKYANAIINEVSGSIKKEASIDSLLGCVYQKIILKLGEPVYMTKGDKPKVIMFIGPTGVGKTTTIAKLASYYKLEKQYKVAFITADTYRIAAVEQLNTYASIIECPVNVVYSVDEIAQSLEDFKDFDLIFVDTAGRSHKDKEQMLELHELRDMVAGLSDTFDLECYLTLSATTKYKDMLDITGMYADIPDYRLIFTKLDETCAYGNILNIRMATGAQLSYTTTGQNVPNDIEVINEQAIARQLLGG; encoded by the coding sequence ATGATAGTTAAAAAATTTCAGGCGCCAACGGAGACGGAGGCGATACTTAAAGCTAAGGATGAACTTGGAAGTAATGCAGTAGTTCTTAATGTAAAGACGCTTAAGCAAAGAGGCATTTTCAGGTTGTTCAGAAAAGATGTTGTCGAGGTGACGGCAGCACTTGAAGAAAATGAATTTATAAGCAACATGAATGCTGCAAAACACCAGCCTGCATCACCAAAAGCAGGCAGTACATTTACGGCGGTTGTTGATGAAAAGCTGGATGTAATGAATGATTCGGCAGTTATTGAGGAGAAACTTGATTCGCTGCATAACATGCTGAGTCAGCAGATGAACAAGGGAGGGGCACCTTCACCTGCCGTTGCGAGGGCGTATGAGGAGATGGCTGCCGCAGCTGAAAAAGAACCTGTAAGTCAGGAAAAGCAGACTAAGGAAAATAATAACAGTAACTTTAAGTATCTGCAGCTTATCTATAACAAGCTCATAGATAATGAAGTTAATGAAAAATATGCCAATGCAATTATTAATGAAGTGAGTGGCTCTATCAAGAAGGAGGCAAGCATAGACAGCCTTCTCGGATGTGTGTATCAGAAGATAATTCTTAAGCTCGGAGAGCCTGTATATATGACAAAAGGTGACAAGCCCAAGGTCATTATGTTCATAGGACCGACAGGTGTAGGCAAGACGACCACAATAGCCAAGCTTGCTTCATACTATAAGCTTGAAAAGCAGTACAAAGTCGCATTTATAACGGCCGATACATATAGAATTGCTGCGGTTGAACAGCTCAATACTTATGCGTCAATCATAGAATGTCCCGTTAATGTTGTGTATTCAGTTGATGAGATAGCACAGAGCCTTGAGGATTTCAAGGATTTTGATCTCATATTTGTTGATACGGCAGGGCGCTCACATAAGGATAAGGAGCAGATGCTTGAGCTGCATGAGTTAAGGGATATGGTAGCAGGGCTTTCGGATACATTTGATCTCGAATGCTATCTTACACTCAGTGCGACTACAAAGTATAAGGATATGCTTGACATAACGGGCATGTATGCAGATATACCGGATTACAGGCTTATATTTACAAAGCTGGATGAGACATGTGCATACGGCAACATACTTAATATAAGAATGGCAACAGGGGCACAGCTATCATATACTACTACAGGACAGAATGTACCTAATGATATTGAAGTGATTAACGAGCAGGCAATAGCAAGACAGCTGCTGGGAGGCTGA
- a CDS encoding MinD/ParA family protein encodes MDQAENLRTIIKKQNQKTIENARIIAVTSGKGGVGKSNISINIALQFARMGKRVIILDADFGLANIEVMFGIIPKTNLSDLMFKGKELKDIILDGPEGVKFISGGSGIAKLANLDREQVRRMVGKLSELEEMADIIIIDTGAGMSSSVLEFLVSAPEIILVTTPEPTSITDSYALLKGLSLYEGFDDNNTRIRVVANKVSSASEGRALYEKLSMVVKQFLKINIEFLGIVSQDNAIPKAVMKQKPVSIAFPDSAPAHDFYNIAHTLETNEDPVFNRKNGIRNFLKNVFSKGM; translated from the coding sequence ATGGACCAGGCAGAGAATTTACGAACAATTATAAAAAAGCAGAATCAGAAGACTATAGAGAATGCAAGAATAATAGCTGTAACAAGTGGTAAGGGAGGTGTCGGTAAATCCAACATCTCAATTAATATAGCGCTGCAGTTTGCACGAATGGGCAAGAGGGTAATCATACTTGATGCGGACTTCGGACTTGCTAATATTGAGGTTATGTTTGGAATTATTCCAAAGACCAACCTGAGTGATCTGATGTTTAAGGGCAAGGAGCTTAAGGATATTATTCTTGACGGACCTGAAGGTGTTAAGTTTATATCGGGTGGTTCAGGTATAGCTAAGCTTGCCAATCTTGACCGCGAGCAGGTAAGGCGTATGGTTGGCAAGCTGTCAGAACTTGAAGAGATGGCTGATATTATTATAATAGATACAGGCGCAGGAATGTCGTCAAGCGTTCTTGAATTCCTTGTGTCGGCACCTGAGATTATACTGGTAACAACGCCTGAACCCACATCAATTACTGATTCCTATGCGCTGCTTAAGGGACTGAGTCTTTATGAAGGATTTGATGATAATAATACGAGGATAAGAGTGGTAGCCAATAAGGTATCATCAGCTTCAGAAGGCAGGGCATTGTATGAGAAACTGAGCATGGTAGTTAAGCAGTTTCTCAAGATTAATATTGAATTCCTTGGAATAGTATCACAGGACAATGCAATACCTAAGGCTGTAATGAAGCAGAAACCGGTTTCAATAGCGTTTCCTGATTCGGCTCCGGCTCATGATTTTTATAATATTGCGCATACATTGGAAACTAATGAAGACCCGGTATTTAACAGAAAGAACGGCATACGCAATTTTCTTAAAAATGTTTTTTCAAAGGGAATGTAA
- a CDS encoding chemotaxis protein CheW, with protein sequence MGELKVIDNNRNEADETAVQYIVVKVGNEQYGIDIQYIDNIVKSQRITRVPKTQKYYNGVINLRGEIIPVMSIRVRLGLEPDVFTDKTRIIIIKLENATIGIIVDQVNEVITLESTDIEKGPHEKSEEANGYICGIGKYKGELVSLLDIVGVIVEKEG encoded by the coding sequence ATGGGAGAGTTAAAGGTCATTGACAATAACAGGAATGAAGCAGACGAGACAGCTGTCCAGTACATAGTTGTCAAAGTCGGCAATGAGCAGTATGGAATAGACATACAGTATATTGATAATATCGTTAAGAGCCAGAGAATTACACGTGTGCCTAAGACACAGAAGTACTATAACGGTGTAATTAACCTGCGTGGTGAGATTATTCCTGTAATGAGCATAAGAGTAAGGCTTGGACTTGAGCCCGATGTATTCACGGATAAGACAAGAATAATCATAATAAAGCTTGAGAATGCCACAATAGGTATTATAGTTGATCAGGTTAATGAAGTAATTACACTTGAGTCTACAGATATAGAGAAGGGACCTCATGAGAAGAGTGAGGAAGCTAATGGTTATATCTGCGGCATAGGCAAGTATAAGGGTGAGCTTGTTTCGCTCCTTGATATAGTAGGCGTTATAGTGGAGAAGGAAGGCTGA
- a CDS encoding chemotaxis response regulator protein-glutamate methylesterase, which yields MAKKILLIDDSALMRRVISDIINSGGDYEVADIARDGVEGFEKIVSNPSLYDAIIMDINMPRMNGIELLRELHNNHIEQTVIVVSTVAKEGAKETIQALEYGAFDFVTKPENYFETKGEAFRNQIHAMLDAATSSRPSAAKAAQAPARPVRTTIHQPAGTTVSGASRPASRIATSPATSRVGTPDSVIRPDEGRAKGVKSGRKKLVALACSTGGPKSLQQVIPYLPENLDAGVVLVQHMPKGFTSSLAQRLNELSHVTVKEAEEGDVIRKGWVYIAPGGRHIRVDSKGTDYVIRLSDEDPVEGLRPCANIMYDSLTKSRFDEITCVVLTGMGADGTKGIKNLKDAGRPIHVIGQDEQSCVVYGMPKALAQAGLTDEVVPLNQIADAITKNVGVL from the coding sequence ATGGCAAAAAAAATATTATTAATCGATGACTCTGCACTCATGAGAAGGGTTATATCTGATATAATTAATTCAGGCGGTGATTATGAGGTCGCAGATATAGCACGCGATGGAGTTGAGGGCTTTGAGAAGATTGTTTCCAATCCAAGTCTTTATGATGCAATCATAATGGATATTAATATGCCGAGAATGAATGGCATAGAGCTCCTGAGAGAACTTCATAACAATCATATTGAACAGACTGTGATTGTTGTAAGTACGGTCGCTAAGGAAGGCGCAAAAGAGACAATTCAGGCACTTGAATATGGTGCATTTGATTTTGTTACCAAGCCTGAGAATTATTTTGAGACCAAGGGAGAAGCATTCAGGAATCAGATACATGCAATGCTTGATGCAGCAACGAGCAGCAGACCATCGGCTGCAAAAGCAGCACAGGCTCCTGCAAGACCGGTAAGGACTACGATTCACCAGCCGGCAGGAACTACAGTATCGGGAGCATCCAGACCGGCTTCAAGAATTGCAACTTCACCTGCTACATCAAGAGTAGGTACACCGGATTCGGTAATCAGACCGGATGAAGGCAGGGCAAAGGGTGTTAAGAGCGGACGTAAGAAGCTTGTAGCACTTGCATGTTCAACAGGCGGACCAAAGTCACTGCAGCAGGTAATCCCATATCTTCCGGAGAATCTGGATGCGGGAGTTGTACTTGTGCAGCATATGCCAAAAGGATTTACCAGTTCACTTGCACAGAGACTTAATGAGCTCAGTCATGTGACGGTTAAGGAAGCGGAAGAAGGCGATGTGATTCGTAAGGGCTGGGTATATATAGCACCCGGCGGACGACATATAAGAGTAGATTCAAAAGGCACAGATTATGTAATCAGATTGTCTGATGAGGATCCGGTTGAGGGATTGAGGCCATGTGCCAATATAATGTATGACTCACTTACAAAGAGCAGATTTGATGAGATTACATGTGTTGTGCTCACAGGAATGGGAGCCGACGGAACAAAAGGAATCAAGAACCTTAAGGATGCCGGAAGACCTATACATGTAATAGGACAGGACGAGCAGTCGTGTGTTGTGTATGGTATGCCAAAGGCATTAGCACAGGCGGGACTGACTGATGAAGTGGTACCGCTTAACCAGATAGCAGATGCAATAACTAAGAACGTGGGGGTATTGTAA